In one Streptomyces sp. NBC_01241 genomic region, the following are encoded:
- a CDS encoding DNA-directed RNA polymerase subunit beta': MLDVNFFDELRIGLATADDIRTWSHGEVKKPETINYRTLKPEKDGLFCEKIFGPTRDWECYCGKYKRVRFKGIICERCGVEVTRAKVRRERMGHIELAAPVTHIWYFKGVPSRLGYLLDLAPKDLEKVIYFAAYMITFVDEERRTRDLPSLEAHVSVERQQVENRRDSDLEARAKKLETDLAELEAEGAKADVRRKVREGAEREMKQLRDRAQREIDRLDEVWSRFKNLKVQDLEGDELLYRELRDRFGTYFDGCMGAAALQKRLESFDLNEEAERLREIIRTGKGQKKTRALKRLKVVSAFLQTSNKPKGMVLDCVPVIPPDLRPMVQLDGGRFATSDLNDLYRRVINRNNRLKRLLDLGAPEIIVNNEKRMLQEAVDALFDNGRRGRPVTGPGNRPLKSLSDMLKGKQGRFRQNLLGKRVDYSARSVIVVGPQLKLHQCGLPKAMALELFKPFVMKRLVDLNHAQNIKSAKRMVERGRTVVYDVLEEVIAEHPVLLNRAPTLHRLGIQAFEPQLVEGKAIQIHPLVCTAFNADFDGDQMAVHLPLSAEAQAEARILMLSSNNILKPADGRPVTMPTQDMVLGLFFLTTDEEERKVVGQGRSFGSTAEAIMAFDARELSLQTKVDIRFPVGTIPPRGWVPPVAEEGEQEYQQGDTFRLRTSLGRALFNELLPEDYPFVDYSVGKKQLSEIVNDLAERYPKVIVAATLDNLKAAGFYWATRSGVTVAISDVVVPEAKKAIVAGYEAQDEKVQKQYERGLITKDERTQELIAIWTKATNEVAEAMNANFPKTNPIFMMVDSGARGNMMQMRQIAGMRGLVSNAKNETIPRPIKASFREGLTVLEYFISTHGARKGLADTALRTADSGYLTRRLVDVSQDVIIREEDCGTDRGLKLKIAVKGADGVLRKTEDVETSVYARMLAEDVVVDGKVIAPANVDLGDVLIDALVGAGVEEVKTRSVLTCESAVGTCAFCYGRSLATGKLVDIGEAVGIIAAQSIGEPGTQLTMRTFHTGGVAGDDITQGLPRVVELFEARTPKGVAPISEAAGRIRIEETEKTKKIVVTPDDGSDETPFPISKRARLLVGEGDHVEVGQKLTVGATNPHDVLRILGQRAVQVHLVGEVQKVYNSQGVSIHDKHIEIIIRQMLRRVTIIESGDAELLPGELVERSKFETENRRVVTEGGHPASGRPQLMGITKASLATESWLSAASFQETTRVLTDAAINAKSDSLIGLKENVIIGKLIPAGTGLSRYRNIRVEPTEEAKAAMYSAVGYDDIDYSPFGTGSGQAVPLEDYDYGPYNQ; this comes from the coding sequence GGCATCATCTGTGAGCGCTGTGGCGTCGAGGTCACGCGCGCCAAGGTGCGCCGTGAGCGCATGGGCCACATCGAGCTTGCCGCTCCCGTCACCCACATCTGGTACTTCAAGGGCGTCCCGTCGCGCCTGGGCTACCTGCTGGACCTCGCGCCGAAGGACCTCGAGAAGGTCATCTACTTCGCCGCGTACATGATCACGTTCGTGGACGAGGAGCGCCGTACGCGCGACCTGCCCTCGCTGGAGGCGCACGTCTCCGTCGAGCGTCAGCAGGTCGAGAACCGTCGCGACTCCGACCTCGAGGCCCGTGCCAAGAAGCTCGAGACCGACCTGGCCGAGCTGGAGGCCGAGGGCGCCAAGGCCGACGTGCGCCGCAAGGTGCGCGAGGGTGCCGAGCGCGAGATGAAGCAGCTGCGCGACCGTGCGCAGCGCGAGATCGACCGCCTCGACGAGGTGTGGAGCCGCTTCAAGAACCTCAAGGTCCAGGACCTGGAGGGCGACGAGCTGCTCTACCGCGAGCTGCGTGACCGCTTCGGCACGTACTTCGACGGCTGCATGGGCGCCGCCGCTCTGCAGAAGCGCCTGGAGTCGTTCGACCTCAACGAGGAGGCCGAGCGCCTCCGCGAGATCATCCGTACCGGCAAGGGCCAGAAGAAGACCCGTGCGCTCAAGCGCCTCAAGGTCGTCTCCGCGTTCCTGCAGACCAGCAACAAGCCCAAGGGCATGGTGCTCGACTGCGTGCCGGTCATCCCGCCGGACCTGCGTCCGATGGTGCAGCTGGACGGTGGCCGCTTCGCGACCTCCGACCTGAACGACCTGTACCGCCGTGTGATCAACCGCAACAACCGCCTCAAGCGTCTCCTCGACCTCGGTGCCCCCGAGATCATCGTGAACAACGAGAAGCGGATGCTGCAGGAGGCCGTCGACGCGCTGTTCGACAACGGCCGCCGCGGTCGCCCGGTCACCGGTCCCGGCAACCGCCCGCTCAAGTCCCTCAGCGACATGCTGAAGGGCAAGCAGGGTCGATTCCGTCAGAACCTTCTCGGTAAGCGTGTGGACTACTCCGCGCGTTCCGTGATCGTCGTCGGCCCGCAGCTCAAGCTGCACCAGTGCGGTCTGCCGAAGGCCATGGCGCTGGAGCTCTTCAAGCCGTTCGTGATGAAGCGCCTGGTCGACCTGAACCACGCGCAGAACATCAAGTCGGCCAAGCGCATGGTCGAGCGTGGCCGTACCGTGGTGTACGACGTCCTCGAAGAGGTCATCGCCGAGCACCCGGTGCTGCTGAACCGTGCGCCGACGCTGCACCGCCTCGGCATCCAGGCCTTCGAGCCGCAGCTGGTCGAGGGCAAGGCCATTCAGATCCACCCGCTCGTCTGCACCGCGTTCAACGCGGACTTCGACGGTGACCAGATGGCCGTGCACCTGCCGCTCTCCGCGGAGGCGCAGGCCGAGGCCCGCATCCTGATGCTGTCCTCGAACAACATCCTGAAGCCGGCCGACGGTCGTCCCGTCACCATGCCGACCCAGGACATGGTGCTGGGCCTGTTCTTCCTCACCACGGACGAGGAGGAGCGCAAGGTCGTCGGCCAGGGCCGTTCCTTCGGTTCCACGGCCGAGGCGATCATGGCCTTCGACGCCCGCGAGCTGTCGCTCCAGACGAAGGTCGACATCCGCTTCCCGGTGGGCACCATCCCGCCGCGCGGCTGGGTGCCGCCGGTCGCCGAGGAGGGCGAGCAGGAGTACCAGCAGGGCGACACGTTCCGGCTGCGTACGTCCCTGGGCCGCGCGCTCTTCAACGAGCTGCTGCCCGAGGACTACCCGTTCGTCGACTACTCGGTCGGCAAGAAGCAGCTCTCCGAGATCGTCAACGACCTCGCCGAGCGCTACCCCAAGGTCATCGTGGCGGCGACGCTCGACAACCTGAAGGCGGCGGGCTTCTACTGGGCGACCCGTTCCGGTGTCACCGTGGCCATCTCCGACGTCGTGGTCCCCGAGGCCAAGAAGGCGATCGTCGCGGGCTACGAGGCGCAGGACGAGAAGGTCCAGAAGCAGTACGAGCGCGGTCTGATCACCAAGGACGAGCGCACGCAGGAGCTCATCGCGATCTGGACCAAGGCGACCAACGAGGTTGCCGAGGCGATGAACGCGAACTTCCCCAAGACGAACCCCATCTTCATGATGGTTGACTCGGGTGCCCGAGGAAACATGATGCAGATGCGTCAGATCGCCGGTATGCGTGGTCTGGTGTCCAACGCCAAGAACGAGACGATCCCGCGTCCCATCAAGGCGTCCTTCCGTGAGGGCCTCACCGTTCTGGAGTACTTCATCTCCACGCACGGTGCCCGTAAGGGTCTGGCGGACACCGCCCTGCGTACCGCCGACTCGGGTTACCTGACCCGTCGTCTGGTGGACGTCTCGCAGGACGTGATCATTCGCGAGGAGGACTGCGGCACCGACCGTGGCCTCAAGCTGAAGATCGCCGTCAAGGGCGCGGACGGTGTGCTCCGCAAGACGGAGGACGTCGAGACCTCGGTCTACGCCCGGATGCTCGCCGAGGACGTCGTCGTCGACGGCAAGGTCATCGCGCCTGCCAACGTCGACCTCGGTGACGTCCTGATCGACGCCCTGGTGGGCGCCGGCGTCGAGGAGGTCAAGACCCGTTCGGTCCTGACCTGTGAGTCCGCGGTCGGCACCTGTGCCTTCTGCTACGGACGCTCGCTCGCCACCGGCAAGCTGGTCGACATCGGTGAGGCGGTCGGCATCATCGCCGCCCAGTCCATCGGTGAGCCCGGTACCCAGCTGACGATGCGTACCTTCCACACCGGTGGTGTGGCCGGTGACGACATCACCCAGGGTCTGCCCCGAGTCGTCGAGCTCTTCGAAGCCCGTACGCCCAAGGGTGTCGCCCCGATCTCGGAGGCGGCCGGCCGCATCCGTATCGAGGAGACCGAGAAGACCAAGAAGATCGTCGTCACCCCGGACGACGGCAGCGACGAGACGCCGTTCCCGATCTCGAAGCGTGCCCGTCTGCTGGTGGGCGAGGGCGACCACGTCGAGGTGGGCCAGAAGCTCACCGTGGGTGCCACCAACCCGCACGACGTGCTGCGGATCCTCGGTCAGCGCGCGGTCCAGGTCCACCTGGTCGGCGAGGTCCAGAAGGTCTACAACTCGCAGGGTGTGTCGATCCACGACAAGCACATCGAGATCATCATCCGGCAGATGCTGCGCCGTGTGACGATCATCGAGTCCGGCGACGCGGAGCTGCTGCCGGGCGAGCTCGTCGAGCGCTCGAAGTTCGAGACCGAGAACCGTCGTGTGGTCACCGAGGGCGGTCACCCCGCCTCCGGCCGTCCGCAGCTGATGGGTATCACCAAGGCCTCGCTCGCCACCGAGTCGTGGCTGTCGGCGGCGTCCTTCCAGGAGACGACCAGGGTTCTGACCGACGCGGCGATCAACGCCAAGTCGGACTCCCTGATCGGCCTCAAGGAGAACGTCATCATCGGTAAGCTCATCCCGGCCGGTACGGGTCTGTCCCGCTACCGCAACATCCGGGTCGAGCCGACCGAGGAGGCCAAGGCCGCGATGTACTCGGCCGTCGGCTACGACGACATCGACTACTCGCCGTTCGGCACCGGCTCCGGCCAGGCCGTTCCGCTGGAGGACTACGACTACGGTCCGTACAACCAGTAA
- the rpsL gene encoding 30S ribosomal protein S12 — translation MPTIQQLVRKGRQDKVEKNKTPALEGSPQRRGVCTRVFTTTPKKPNSALRKVARVRLTSGIEVTAYIPGEGHNLQEHSIVLVRGGRVKDLPGVRYKIIRGSLDTQGVKNRKQARSRYGAKKEK, via the coding sequence GTGCCTACGATCCAGCAGCTGGTCCGGAAGGGCCGGCAGGACAAGGTCGAGAAGAACAAGACGCCCGCACTCGAGGGTTCGCCCCAGCGCCGCGGCGTCTGCACGCGTGTGTTCACGACTACCCCGAAGAAGCCGAACTCGGCACTCCGTAAGGTCGCGCGTGTGCGTCTGACCTCCGGTATCGAGGTCACGGCCTACATCCCGGGTGAGGGACACAACCTGCAGGAGCACTCCATTGTGCTCGTGCGTGGTGGCCGTGTGAAGGACCTGCCGGGTGTTCGTTACAAGATCATCCGCGGCTCGCTCGACACCCAGGGTGTCAAGAACCGCAAGCAGGCCCGCAGCCGCTACGGCGCCAAGAAGGAGAAGTAA
- the rpsG gene encoding 30S ribosomal protein S7, with protein sequence MPRKGPAPKRPVIIDPVYGSPLVTSLINKILLNGKRSTAERIVYGAMEGLREKTGNDPVITLKRALENVKPSLEVKSRRVGGATYQVPIEVKPGRASTLALRWLVGYSRARREKTMTERLMNELLDASNGLGAAVKKREDTHKMAESNKAFAHYRW encoded by the coding sequence ATGCCTCGTAAGGGCCCCGCCCCGAAGCGCCCGGTCATCATCGACCCGGTCTACGGTTCTCCTCTTGTCACCTCGCTGATCAACAAGATCCTGCTCAACGGCAAGCGTTCCACTGCCGAGCGGATCGTGTACGGCGCCATGGAAGGCCTCCGCGAGAAGACCGGCAACGACCCGGTCATCACGCTGAAGCGCGCGCTTGAGAACGTCAAGCCCTCGCTCGAGGTCAAGTCCCGCCGTGTCGGTGGCGCCACCTACCAGGTGCCGATCGAGGTCAAGCCCGGTCGCGCCTCCACCCTCGCGCTGCGCTGGCTCGTGGGTTACTCCCGCGCCCGCCGCGAGAAGACCATGACCGAGCGCCTCATGAACGAGCTGCTCGACGCCTCCAACGGTCTTGGCGCTGCCGTCAAGAAGCGCGAGGACACCCACAAGATGGCCGAGTCCAACAAGGCCTTCGCGCACTACCGCTGGTAG
- the fusA gene encoding elongation factor G, translating to MATTSLDLAKVRNIGIMAHIDAGKTTTTERILFYTGVSYKIGETHEGSATMDWMEQEQERGITITSAATTCHWPLNDVDHTINIIDTPGHVDFTVEVERSLRVLDGAVTVFDGVAGVEPQSETVWRQADRYGVPRICFVNKLDRTGADFLRCVGMIVDRLGAVPLVMQLPIGAEADFKGVVDLVSMKAFVWSDDAPKGEMYDTVEIPETHVEAADEWRAKLLEAVSENDDQMMELYLEGVEPTEEQLHEAIRRITLASKGSADSVTVTPVFCGTAFKNKGVQPLLDAVVRYLPSPLDVEAIEGHDVKDPEVVIKRKPSDDEPFSGLAFKIASDPHLGKLTFVRIYSGRLEAGTAVLNSVKGKKERIGKIYRMHANKREEIASVGAGDIIAVMGLKQTTTGETLCDDKNPVILESMDFPAPVIQVAIEPKSKGDQEKLGVAIQRLSEEDPSFQVHSDEETGQTIIGGMGELHLEVLVDRMKREFRVEANVGKPQVAYRETIRKAVERIDYTHKKQTGGTGQFAKVQIALEPLEGGDASYEFVNKVTGGRIPREYIPSVDAGAQEAMQFGILAGYEMVGVRVTLLDGGYHEVDSSELAFKIAGSQAFKEGARKASPVLLEPMMAVEVTTPEDYMGDVIGDLNSRRGQIQAMEERSGARVVKGLVPLSEMFGYVGDLRSKTSGRASYSMQFDSYAEVPRNVAEEIIAKAKGE from the coding sequence ATGGCCACCACTTCGCTTGACCTGGCCAAGGTCCGCAACATCGGGATCATGGCCCACATCGACGCGGGGAAGACGACCACCACCGAGCGGATCCTGTTCTACACCGGCGTCAGCTACAAGATCGGTGAGACGCACGAAGGCTCCGCCACGATGGACTGGATGGAGCAGGAGCAGGAGCGCGGCATCACGATCACGTCCGCCGCGACGACCTGTCACTGGCCGCTCAATGATGTTGACCACACCATCAACATCATCGACACCCCCGGTCACGTCGACTTCACCGTCGAGGTGGAGCGTTCGCTCCGCGTCCTCGACGGCGCCGTCACCGTGTTCGACGGTGTGGCGGGCGTCGAGCCGCAGTCCGAGACCGTCTGGCGACAGGCGGACCGCTACGGCGTGCCCCGCATCTGCTTCGTCAACAAGCTCGACCGCACCGGCGCCGATTTCCTTCGCTGCGTCGGCATGATCGTGGACCGCCTCGGTGCGGTTCCGCTGGTCATGCAGCTCCCCATCGGTGCCGAAGCCGACTTCAAGGGCGTCGTCGACCTCGTGTCGATGAAGGCCTTCGTCTGGTCGGACGACGCGCCCAAGGGCGAGATGTACGACACGGTCGAGATCCCCGAGACCCACGTCGAGGCGGCTGATGAGTGGCGCGCGAAGCTGCTCGAGGCCGTCTCCGAGAACGACGACCAGATGATGGAGCTGTACCTGGAGGGCGTCGAGCCCACCGAGGAGCAGCTGCACGAGGCGATCCGTCGGATCACCCTCGCATCGAAGGGCAGTGCCGACTCGGTCACCGTCACCCCGGTGTTCTGTGGCACGGCGTTCAAGAACAAGGGCGTCCAGCCCCTGCTCGACGCGGTCGTCCGCTACCTGCCCTCCCCCCTGGACGTCGAGGCCATCGAGGGCCACGACGTCAAGGACCCCGAGGTCGTCATCAAGCGCAAGCCCTCGGACGACGAGCCGTTCTCCGGCCTGGCGTTCAAGATCGCGAGCGACCCGCACCTCGGCAAGCTCACCTTCGTCCGGATCTACTCCGGTCGCCTCGAGGCCGGCACCGCGGTGCTGAACTCGGTCAAGGGCAAGAAGGAGCGCATCGGCAAGATCTACCGCATGCACGCGAACAAGCGTGAGGAGATCGCGTCGGTGGGCGCCGGCGACATCATCGCCGTCATGGGCCTGAAGCAGACCACCACCGGTGAGACGCTGTGTGACGACAAGAACCCGGTCATCCTGGAGTCCATGGACTTCCCGGCGCCGGTCATTCAGGTCGCCATCGAGCCCAAGTCCAAGGGTGACCAGGAGAAGCTGGGTGTCGCCATCCAGCGCCTCTCCGAGGAGGACCCGTCCTTCCAGGTGCACTCCGACGAGGAGACCGGCCAGACCATCATCGGTGGTATGGGCGAGCTTCACCTCGAGGTGCTCGTCGACCGCATGAAGCGCGAGTTCCGCGTCGAGGCGAACGTCGGCAAGCCGCAGGTCGCGTACCGCGAGACGATCCGCAAGGCCGTCGAGCGCATCGACTACACGCACAAGAAGCAGACTGGTGGTACCGGCCAGTTCGCGAAGGTGCAGATCGCCCTTGAGCCCCTCGAGGGTGGCGACGCGTCCTACGAGTTCGTCAACAAGGTCACCGGTGGCCGTATCCCCCGTGAGTACATCCCTTCGGTGGACGCGGGTGCGCAGGAAGCCATGCAGTTCGGCATCCTGGCCGGCTACGAGATGGTGGGCGTCCGCGTCACCCTTCTCGACGGTGGCTACCACGAGGTCGACTCCTCCGAGCTCGCCTTCAAGATCGCCGGTTCGCAGGCGTTCAAGGAGGGTGCTCGCAAGGCGTCCCCCGTGCTCCTGGAGCCGATGATGGCCGTCGAGGTCACCACGCCCGAGGACTACATGGGCGATGTCATCGGCGACCTCAACTCCCGCCGTGGCCAGATCCAGGCCATGGAGGAGCGCAGCGGCGCTCGCGTCGTGAAGGGCCTCGTGCCCCTCTCGGAGATGTTCGGCTACGTCGGAGACCTCCGCAGCAAGACCTCGGGTCGCGCAAGCTACTCGATGCAGTTCGACTCCTACGCCGAGGTTCCGCGGAACGTCGCCGAGGAGATCATCGCGAAGGCCAAGGGCGAGTAA
- the tuf gene encoding elongation factor Tu: MAKAKFERTKPHVNIGTIGHIDHGKTTLTAAITKVLHDAYPDLNEASAFDQIDKAPEERQRGITISIAHVEYQTESRHYAHVDCPGHADYIKNMITGAAQMDGAILVVAATDGPMPQTKEHVLLARQVGVPYIVVALNKADMVDDEEILELVELEVRELLSEYEFPGDDLPVVKVSALKALEGDKEWGQTVLDLMKAVDENIPQPERDVDKPFLMPIEDVFTITGRGTVVTGRIERGVLKVNETVDIVGIKQEKTTTTVTGIEMFRKLLDEGQAGENVGLLLRGIKREDVERGQVIIKPGSVTPHTEFEAQAYILSKDEGGRHTPFFNNYRPQFYFRTTDVTGVVTLPEGTEMVMPGDNTVMNVSLIQPVAMEEGLKFAIREGGRTVGAGQVTKIVK; this comes from the coding sequence GTGGCGAAGGCGAAGTTCGAGCGGACTAAGCCGCACGTCAACATCGGCACCATCGGTCACATCGACCACGGTAAGACGACCCTCACGGCCGCCATTACCAAGGTGCTGCACGACGCGTACCCGGACCTGAACGAGGCCTCGGCCTTCGACCAGATCGACAAGGCTCCCGAGGAGCGCCAGCGCGGTATCACGATCTCGATCGCGCACGTCGAGTACCAGACGGAGTCGCGTCACTACGCGCACGTCGACTGCCCGGGTCACGCGGACTACATCAAGAACATGATCACGGGTGCGGCGCAGATGGACGGCGCCATCCTCGTGGTCGCCGCCACCGACGGCCCGATGCCGCAGACCAAGGAGCACGTGCTCCTGGCCCGCCAGGTCGGCGTTCCGTACATCGTCGTCGCCCTGAACAAGGCCGACATGGTGGACGACGAGGAGATCCTGGAGCTCGTCGAGCTCGAGGTCCGTGAGCTCCTCTCCGAGTACGAGTTCCCGGGCGACGACCTGCCGGTCGTCAAGGTCTCGGCGCTCAAGGCGCTTGAGGGCGACAAGGAGTGGGGCCAGACCGTCCTCGACCTGATGAAGGCCGTCGACGAGAACATCCCGCAGCCCGAGCGTGACGTCGACAAGCCGTTCCTGATGCCGATCGAGGACGTCTTCACGATCACCGGTCGTGGCACCGTCGTCACCGGTCGTATCGAGCGTGGTGTCCTCAAGGTCAACGAGACCGTCGACATCGTCGGTATCAAGCAGGAGAAGACCACCACCACGGTCACCGGCATCGAGATGTTCCGCAAGCTGCTCGACGAGGGCCAGGCCGGTGAGAACGTCGGTCTGCTCCTCCGTGGCATCAAGCGCGAGGACGTCGAGCGCGGCCAGGTCATCATCAAGCCCGGTTCGGTTACGCCGCACACCGAGTTCGAGGCCCAGGCCTACATCCTGTCGAAGGACGAGGGTGGCCGTCACACCCCCTTCTTCAACAACTACCGCCCGCAGTTCTACTTCCGTACCACGGACGTGACGGGCGTTGTGACCCTTCCCGAGGGCACCGAGATGGTCATGCCGGGCGACAACACCGTCATGAACGTCTCGCTGATCCAGCCCGTCGCCATGGAAGAGGGCCTGAAGTTCGCCATCCGTGAGGGTGGCCGGACCGTGGGCGCCGGCCAGGTCACCAAGATCGTCAAGTAA